Proteins from a single region of Sesamum indicum cultivar Zhongzhi No. 13 linkage group LG5, S_indicum_v1.0, whole genome shotgun sequence:
- the LOC105162622 gene encoding olee1-like protein, translating to MARLTQVAIILAAAFCFLSLVDVADSHAPKFIVDGKVYCEVCRANFTNRYSEPMAGAKVKLECKNEVTESVTYTLEGETNEKGVYTLTAEGDHGEDLCAVTLLKSSMADCAEVPDEKPAAEVTLTLNNGFHDEFRHANPLTFTRKEALPECAELFKELEEAKKDE from the coding sequence ATGGCAAGACTCACACAAGTTGCAATCATCTTGGCTGCAGCATTCTGCTTCCTCTCTCTTGTCGACGTTGCCGACTCCCACGCCCCTAAATTCATCGTTGATGGAAAGGTCTATTGTGAAGTCTGTCGTGCCAATTTCACTAATAGATACAGCGAGCCTATGGCAGGAGCAAAAGTGAAGTTGGAATGCAAGAACGAGGTGACCGAGAGCGTGACATACACCTTGGAGGGTGAGACCAACGAGAAAGGAGTGTACACGTTGACGGCAGAAGGTGATCATGGGGAGGACTTGTGTGCGGTGACATTACTGAAGAGCAGCATGGCTGATTGCGCTGAGGTTCCAGATGAGAAGCCTGCAGCTGAAGTCACCCTCACCCTCAACAATGGTTTTCATGATGAGTTCCGCCACGCCAACCCTCTTACCTTCACCAGGAAGGAAGCCTTGCCTGAGTGCGCTGAGCTCTTCAAAGAACTCGAAGAGGCCAAGAAAGATGAATAG